The proteins below are encoded in one region of Aequorivita iocasae:
- a CDS encoding TapB family protein, with translation MKKILFTTMALFGLMAAVQGQNGCSKFYPLKEGTKAEITSYDKKGKIAAIVDYIVLNKKQIPQGEVATMKSSVKDDKGKLIAETEYDITCDGTKISIDYNSMVSPMMMEQFQNMEYDISGTELEIPNDLSVGQELPDAEMNMKINVSGINMNMDMTITNRKVIGKEDVTTPAGTFTCFVITYDMNTKMGMTQTSNSKQWIAEGVGMVKQEDYQRGKVSSSSVLTKFSK, from the coding sequence ATGAAAAAAATTTTATTTACAACTATGGCACTTTTCGGGCTTATGGCAGCTGTTCAAGGGCAAAACGGATGCAGTAAATTCTATCCATTGAAAGAAGGCACCAAAGCTGAAATAACCTCTTATGACAAAAAAGGTAAAATAGCAGCCATAGTAGACTATATAGTTTTAAATAAAAAGCAAATCCCCCAAGGGGAAGTTGCAACGATGAAATCTTCTGTTAAGGATGACAAGGGAAAACTGATAGCCGAAACAGAATATGACATTACCTGCGATGGCACTAAAATTTCCATTGATTATAACTCAATGGTAAGCCCCATGATGATGGAGCAATTTCAAAATATGGAGTATGATATTAGCGGTACGGAGCTGGAAATCCCGAACGATCTTTCGGTGGGCCAAGAACTTCCAGACGCCGAAATGAATATGAAAATTAATGTGAGCGGCATTAACATGAATATGGATATGACCATAACAAACAGAAAGGTAATTGGTAAAGAAGACGTAACCACCCCAGCTGGAACGTTTACTTGCTTTGTTATAACCTACGATATGAATACCAAAATGGGAATGACCCAAACAAGTAACTCAAAACAATGGATTGCCGAAGGCGTTGGCATGGTTAAACAGGAAGACTATCAAAGAGGAAAAGTATCATCAAGTAGCGTACTTACCAAATTTTCAAAATAA
- the lipB gene encoding lipoyl(octanoyl) transferase LipB, whose product MQRVLKVEDLGLRDYKETWDYQEALFQKILELKKANHKQIAPIKQTPNYFLFVEHPHVYTLGKSGHIENLLIPEEKLKEINATFYKINRGGDITYHGPGQIVGYPILDLENFFTDIHKYMRLLEEMIILTLGEYGLNAMRSKGETGVWLDVGTPFARKICAMGVRASRWVTMHGFALNVNTDLGYFDNMIPCGIKGKAVTSLNVELGRAEIPVEEVKEKLMKHFLHLFDATQIEKTEA is encoded by the coding sequence TTGCAAAGAGTATTGAAGGTAGAAGATTTGGGATTAAGGGATTACAAAGAAACCTGGGATTACCAAGAAGCCCTTTTTCAAAAAATTCTAGAATTGAAAAAAGCCAATCACAAACAGATTGCTCCAATAAAGCAGACTCCTAACTATTTTTTATTTGTGGAGCATCCACACGTTTACACTCTGGGGAAAAGCGGGCATATTGAGAACTTGCTTATTCCCGAAGAAAAGTTAAAGGAAATAAACGCTACATTTTATAAAATTAATAGGGGAGGCGATATTACCTATCACGGCCCTGGGCAAATTGTGGGCTATCCCATATTGGATTTGGAGAATTTTTTTACAGACATTCATAAATACATGCGTTTGCTGGAAGAAATGATTATCCTCACTTTAGGTGAATACGGTTTAAACGCAATGCGCAGTAAAGGAGAAACCGGAGTTTGGCTAGATGTGGGTACCCCTTTTGCGAGAAAAATTTGTGCCATGGGCGTACGCGCCAGCCGCTGGGTTACGATGCATGGGTTTGCACTGAATGTAAATACAGATCTAGGCTATTTTGATAACATGATTCCCTGTGGAATTAAGGGAAAAGCGGTTACCTCTCTGAATGTTGAATTGGGTAGGGCAGAAATACCCGTAGAAGAAGTTAAAGAAAAATTAATGAAACATTTCTTGCATCTTTTTGATGCCACACAAATAGAAAAAACCGAAGCCTAG
- a CDS encoding zinc-dependent metalloprotease, protein MKKSTFKSIVVLSLSLLCFGLNAQNSSKLWTPVSERAVSSKVKEFRNSVPTDYKLFSLNTPALQSILATAPSRANLKNSNVIIELPVGNGELQKFRVVDASNFAPELQQRHPDIRSFAGQGIEDPSAVARFSVSPYTGVHVMITSAKHPTVYVDPYTQDKGQYISYSRKDLPSSLEPFVCLVEEQIGPRPNIDENASANRNADDGMLRTFRLALAANGEYSLWHLNNQGIDPAASDAIKKAAVLSAQNVAMTRVNGIYERDVAITMVIIPNNEDIIFLNPATDGLDNTSNVINQIQAKIDGIIGFPNYDIGHVFTTGGGGIAQLRSPCTANKARGVTGLPAPINDPFYVDYVSHEMGHQFGGNHTQNNNCQRSNASYEPGSASTIMGYAGICPPNVQNVSDDYFHGYSIQEMWNFVSVGQGQCAVQTPTNNLPPDVDAGPDYTIPKSTPFVLKGTAMDPDGDILSYCWEQLNSNPAPMPPLNTSILGPAFRSIDPLDSPDRYMPMISTVLAGQLGGPGTSNIWEVVPSVARTMNFRLTVRDNVAGGGASQSDNMLLTFDGASGPFVVTSQATPTNWTIGDTETITWDVAGTDVAPVSCSNVDIWFSTDGGITYPISIALNVPNTGSAVIDVPNVNTTTGRLMVMGSDNIFYDLNDDVITVDGTVGVDDFTFENFAVYPNPSNGTFNLSFKPASNDNIEVSLYDLRGRAINQYTFDDVAASTTFSKQLNYNYIESGMYFLVVKNGNKVTTKKIVKN, encoded by the coding sequence ATGAAAAAAAGTACTTTTAAATCCATTGTGGTTTTATCCCTTTCACTCTTGTGTTTTGGATTAAACGCACAGAATTCCTCTAAACTTTGGACCCCAGTATCAGAGCGGGCTGTCTCATCAAAAGTTAAGGAGTTCAGAAATTCTGTTCCTACTGATTATAAGCTTTTCAGTTTAAACACACCAGCACTACAATCCATTCTTGCTACTGCTCCTTCTAGAGCAAACCTTAAAAACTCTAATGTAATTATTGAGCTTCCAGTTGGCAACGGTGAATTGCAAAAATTTAGAGTTGTAGACGCGTCAAACTTTGCTCCAGAATTGCAGCAAAGACACCCTGATATCCGTTCTTTTGCTGGCCAGGGTATAGAAGATCCTTCAGCAGTTGCTAGATTTAGTGTTTCACCATATACAGGTGTACATGTAATGATAACTTCGGCAAAGCACCCTACAGTATACGTAGATCCATACACTCAGGATAAAGGCCAATACATCAGCTATTCCAGAAAAGATTTGCCTTCATCTCTGGAGCCATTTGTATGTTTGGTAGAGGAGCAAATTGGGCCACGACCAAATATTGATGAAAATGCAAGTGCCAATCGAAATGCAGACGATGGGATGCTTAGAACCTTTAGATTGGCTCTAGCTGCTAATGGAGAGTATTCTCTTTGGCATTTAAACAATCAAGGTATTGATCCAGCTGCTAGCGATGCTATTAAAAAAGCAGCCGTTTTATCTGCTCAAAACGTAGCAATGACAAGAGTAAACGGTATTTATGAAAGAGACGTTGCCATAACAATGGTAATTATTCCTAATAATGAGGATATTATATTTTTAAACCCTGCCACAGATGGCTTAGATAATACTTCTAATGTAATTAACCAAATACAGGCTAAAATAGACGGTATTATAGGTTTTCCAAATTATGACATAGGACACGTATTTACCACTGGAGGTGGAGGTATTGCACAACTGCGTTCCCCTTGTACTGCAAATAAAGCAAGAGGTGTAACAGGATTACCAGCCCCCATCAATGATCCATTTTATGTAGATTACGTAAGCCATGAGATGGGCCACCAGTTTGGTGGTAACCATACCCAAAACAATAACTGCCAGAGATCGAATGCATCTTATGAACCAGGAAGCGCATCAACCATTATGGGCTATGCCGGCATTTGTCCTCCTAATGTTCAAAACGTTAGCGATGATTATTTTCACGGTTACAGCATCCAGGAAATGTGGAACTTTGTATCAGTAGGCCAAGGCCAATGTGCTGTACAAACTCCTACTAACAATCTTCCTCCAGATGTAGATGCAGGACCTGACTATACCATTCCAAAATCAACTCCTTTTGTACTTAAAGGAACAGCTATGGATCCTGATGGAGATATTTTGAGCTACTGCTGGGAGCAATTAAACAGCAATCCCGCACCAATGCCACCACTTAACACTTCAATATTAGGGCCAGCCTTTAGATCTATAGATCCACTTGACTCACCGGATAGATATATGCCTATGATTTCAACTGTTCTTGCTGGACAATTAGGGGGACCAGGAACTTCAAATATCTGGGAAGTTGTACCTTCTGTAGCCAGAACTATGAACTTTAGATTAACCGTTCGGGACAACGTAGCCGGTGGTGGCGCTTCGCAAAGCGATAATATGCTATTGACTTTTGATGGAGCTTCGGGTCCTTTTGTAGTAACCTCACAAGCCACACCTACCAATTGGACTATCGGAGATACAGAGACCATTACTTGGGACGTCGCCGGAACTGATGTGGCACCCGTAAGTTGCTCTAATGTTGATATATGGTTTTCTACTGACGGTGGAATCACTTATCCAATCTCTATTGCACTTAACGTACCTAACACCGGTAGCGCAGTTATAGATGTGCCAAATGTGAATACGACTACTGGAAGATTGATGGTAATGGGATCAGACAACATTTTCTATGACCTTAACGACGATGTTATTACAGTTGATGGAACTGTAGGTGTAGATGACTTTACGTTTGAAAATTTTGCTGTTTATCCAAACCCTTCAAATGGCACTTTTAATCTTTCCTTCAAGCCAGCTTCTAACGACAACATTGAAGTTTCACTTTATGATTTGAGAGGAAGAGCTATTAATCAATATACATTTGATGATGTTGCTGCTTCTACTACATTCAGCAAACAATTGAATTACAACTATATTGAAAGCGGTATGTATTTCCTTGTTGTGAAAAATGGCAACAAAGTAACTACCAAGAAGATTGTGAAGAATTAA
- a CDS encoding YqaE/Pmp3 family membrane protein encodes MSLWRVLLAILFPPLAVIGKGCGSVLIVFILTVCGWIPGVIAALIILNNPNR; translated from the coding sequence ATGAGTTTATGGCGCGTCCTGCTAGCAATCCTTTTTCCGCCGCTTGCCGTTATCGGCAAAGGTTGTGGTTCGGTATTGATTGTTTTTATCCTTACGGTTTGTGGTTGGATTCCCGGTGTTATTGCAGCACTTATCATTTTGAATAATCCTAACAGATAA
- the lysS gene encoding lysine--tRNA ligase, whose protein sequence is MQLSELEIIRREKLQQLRNMGINPYPADLYPVTDTSKKIKQHFEEGKRVVIAGRLMSRRIQGKASFAELQDADGRIQVYFNRDEICTGEDKTLYNEVYKKLLDIGDFIGIEGELFNTQVGEKTVMVKNFTLLSKALKPLPQPRVDADGKVHDAFTDPEQRYRQRYADLVVNPHVKEIFVKRTKLFNAMRTFFNERGYFEVETPVLQPIPGGAAARPFITHHNSLDIPLYMRIANELYLKRLIVGGFDGVYEFSKNFRNEGMDRTHNPEFTAMEIYVSYKDYNWMMEFCEQLLEFCAMEVNGTTKATFGKYEVDFKAPYTRITMADAIKKFTGFDITGKTEDQIRQAALDMKIPVDDTMGKGKLIDEIFGEKCEGNFIQPTFITDYPKEMSPLCKEHRDNPELTERFELMVCGKEIANAYSELNDPIDQRERFEAQLKLADRGDEEATAFIDYDFLRALEYGMPPTSGMGIGMDRLIMFLTNNASIQEVLFFPQMRPEKKKVEMTEDEKAVYTLLKTNSPIALEELKAQSGLSNKKWDKAIKGLTASKLAKVEKTDESLRVSAT, encoded by the coding sequence ATGCAACTGTCTGAACTGGAAATCATCCGAAGAGAAAAACTACAACAACTGCGCAATATGGGCATCAATCCCTATCCCGCAGACCTGTACCCCGTGACCGATACCTCAAAAAAAATAAAACAACATTTTGAGGAAGGTAAAAGAGTAGTTATTGCCGGAAGGTTGATGAGCCGTAGAATTCAAGGAAAAGCTTCTTTCGCCGAACTTCAGGATGCAGACGGACGCATACAGGTATATTTTAACCGCGACGAAATCTGTACCGGCGAAGACAAAACCCTTTATAACGAAGTCTATAAAAAACTGTTGGACATAGGCGATTTCATTGGGATCGAAGGTGAACTCTTTAATACTCAAGTAGGTGAAAAGACCGTAATGGTAAAAAACTTCACCCTGCTTAGCAAAGCCTTAAAACCATTGCCACAACCGCGCGTAGATGCAGATGGAAAAGTACACGATGCCTTTACCGACCCCGAACAACGATACCGCCAGCGCTATGCAGATTTGGTAGTGAATCCGCACGTAAAGGAGATTTTCGTAAAACGAACCAAGCTTTTTAACGCCATGCGTACCTTTTTTAACGAGCGCGGCTATTTTGAAGTGGAAACTCCCGTTTTACAACCCATTCCGGGGGGTGCTGCGGCAAGACCTTTTATTACGCACCACAACTCCTTGGACATTCCACTGTATATGCGAATTGCGAATGAATTGTACCTAAAAAGATTGATAGTTGGTGGTTTTGACGGCGTGTATGAATTTTCCAAAAACTTCCGAAACGAAGGGATGGACCGAACCCACAACCCAGAGTTTACCGCAATGGAAATTTACGTTTCCTATAAAGATTACAATTGGATGATGGAGTTCTGCGAGCAATTGCTGGAGTTCTGCGCAATGGAAGTAAACGGCACCACAAAAGCAACCTTCGGAAAATATGAAGTAGATTTTAAAGCGCCTTACACCAGAATTACCATGGCCGATGCTATTAAAAAATTCACCGGTTTTGACATTACCGGAAAAACCGAGGACCAAATCCGCCAAGCGGCTCTGGATATGAAAATACCCGTGGACGATACCATGGGCAAAGGAAAGTTGATAGATGAAATTTTCGGTGAAAAATGCGAAGGTAATTTCATACAGCCCACCTTCATCACAGATTATCCAAAGGAAATGAGCCCGCTCTGCAAAGAGCACCGCGACAATCCCGAGCTTACCGAACGTTTTGAATTAATGGTCTGCGGCAAGGAAATAGCAAATGCGTACAGCGAATTGAACGACCCAATAGACCAGCGCGAGCGTTTTGAGGCACAACTAAAACTCGCAGACAGAGGCGATGAAGAAGCTACGGCCTTTATAGATTACGACTTTCTTCGGGCGTTAGAGTACGGCATGCCGCCAACCAGCGGTATGGGCATTGGTATGGACAGATTGATTATGTTTCTTACCAACAACGCGTCCATACAGGAAGTGCTCTTCTTCCCGCAAATGCGCCCCGAAAAGAAAAAAGTGGAAATGACCGAAGATGAAAAAGCTGTTTATACACTTTTAAAAACCAACTCGCCCATTGCTTTGGAAGAACTAAAAGCCCAAAGCGGCTTAAGCAATAAAAAATGGGACAAAGCCATAAAAGGATTGACTGCTTCAAAATTGGCAAAGGTTGAAAAGACGGATGAAAGCTTGAGGGTTTCTGCAACTTAA
- a CDS encoding fibronectin type III domain-containing protein, producing the protein MKKIFLLILIGVVIISCGKDDDYEPVETDNQAPSKPLNLTASEQTETSLKLTWDAATDNVGVTAYRIYQDGTALSSTVTETTTNITGLNPGTAYSFYVTALDAKNNESAPSNTVDALTVAQPLTFLPTLSEMGVFAGTLSDLNPADGVQLYEINSTLFTDYTHKQRLIRLPEGQSMRYNNTDLLPSFPDNTLISKTFYYNIDERDPSLGKKIIETRILLKVNGEWLAGDYIWNAAQTEATYRETGSTEAISYIDGNGQTQNVAYEIPSKQDCFTCHNNNATTFPIGPKLRNLNFVPSYTTQNQLDYLASIGMLQGVSANNISVLPNWENDNLLLEDRARAYMDINCAHCHQPGSSVPPGFMLDFRLETDFNDTGIYANRGEVIARFQSTLPTYRMPQLGRTVVHSEALQMLEEYIDSL; encoded by the coding sequence ATGAAAAAAATATTTCTACTTATTTTAATAGGCGTTGTGATCATTTCCTGTGGAAAGGATGACGATTATGAACCCGTGGAAACAGACAACCAAGCGCCTTCAAAACCCTTAAACCTAACCGCATCCGAACAAACGGAAACTTCCCTGAAACTCACTTGGGATGCCGCAACAGATAATGTGGGCGTTACTGCCTACCGAATTTATCAAGACGGAACGGCACTTTCAAGTACAGTTACCGAGACTACTACAAACATTACTGGTTTAAATCCGGGAACGGCATACAGTTTTTACGTAACGGCACTTGATGCAAAAAATAACGAATCTGCCCCAAGCAACACGGTTGATGCACTTACCGTAGCCCAGCCGTTAACTTTTTTGCCCACACTTTCTGAAATGGGCGTATTTGCAGGAACCCTTTCAGATTTAAATCCTGCCGATGGCGTGCAACTTTACGAAATAAACAGCACCCTTTTTACAGATTACACCCATAAACAGCGATTGATTCGATTGCCGGAAGGGCAAAGCATGCGTTATAACAATACAGATTTACTGCCAAGCTTTCCTGATAATACTTTAATTTCAAAAACCTTTTATTACAATATAGACGAGCGCGACCCTTCCCTTGGGAAAAAAATAATTGAAACCCGCATTCTTCTAAAAGTAAACGGCGAATGGCTTGCGGGAGATTACATTTGGAACGCCGCCCAAACAGAAGCTACCTACCGTGAAACAGGAAGTACAGAAGCAATCAGCTATATTGATGGCAATGGCCAAACCCAAAACGTAGCTTACGAAATACCTTCCAAACAGGATTGCTTTACCTGCCATAACAATAATGCTACTACTTTTCCCATCGGTCCAAAACTGCGCAACCTAAACTTTGTACCCTCCTATACCACCCAAAACCAATTGGATTATTTGGCTTCAATAGGAATGTTACAAGGTGTGTCAGCCAATAACATAAGCGTTCTACCCAATTGGGAAAATGACAATTTATTGTTGGAAGACCGCGCACGTGCTTACATGGATATTAATTGCGCTCACTGCCATCAGCCCGGCAGCAGTGTACCACCTGGTTTCATGTTAGATTTTAGACTAGAGACAGATTTCAACGATACCGGTATTTATGCCAATCGCGGCGAGGTAATAGCACGTTTTCAAAGTACACTGCCAACCTACAGGATGCCACAGTTAGGAAGAACTGTCGTACACTCAGAAGCTTTACAAATGCTGGAAGAATATATTGATTCCCTTTAA
- the hemL gene encoding glutamate-1-semialdehyde 2,1-aminomutase, which produces MNYQRSSALFAEAEKVIPGGVNSPVRAFKAVGGTPIFVEKAKGAYLYDADGNKLIDYINSWGPMILGHAHEAVVNAVIEKAKKGTSFGMPTEIETKIAELAVSMVPNIDKIRFVNSGTEACMSAVRLARGYTGKDKIIKFAGCYHGHSDSFLIQAGSGAVTFGSPNSPGVTQGTAKDTLLATYNDLKNVAEVITANKDKISCIILEPVAGNMGCIPPSKGFLEGLRKLCDENNILLIFDEVMTGFRLAAGGAQELFGVKADIVTFGKVIGGGLPVGAFAAREEIMNRLAPVGPVYQAGTLSGNPLAMAAGLAILQELDSNREIFNSIAKKTEYLHKGLEAVLTSEGVKFTINRVGSMISVHFSDKPVTDFDSAAAANNESFKKFFHGMLKEGVYIAPSAFETWFICDALSYDDLDATISACGKVAKTLN; this is translated from the coding sequence ATGAATTACCAAAGAAGCAGCGCCCTTTTTGCAGAAGCAGAGAAAGTCATTCCTGGCGGTGTCAATTCCCCTGTCCGCGCTTTTAAGGCAGTGGGAGGGACACCCATTTTTGTTGAAAAAGCAAAAGGCGCTTATCTATATGACGCAGATGGAAACAAACTGATTGACTATATAAATTCATGGGGCCCGATGATTTTGGGCCATGCACACGAAGCTGTAGTAAATGCTGTAATTGAAAAGGCAAAAAAAGGAACTTCCTTTGGAATGCCTACGGAAATTGAAACTAAAATCGCCGAACTGGCCGTTTCCATGGTTCCCAATATAGATAAAATACGCTTTGTGAACAGCGGAACTGAAGCTTGTATGAGTGCTGTGCGATTGGCAAGAGGTTATACGGGAAAGGATAAAATTATAAAATTTGCAGGTTGTTACCACGGGCATAGCGATTCTTTCCTCATACAAGCCGGAAGTGGCGCAGTAACTTTTGGCAGCCCAAACAGTCCGGGGGTTACGCAAGGCACTGCAAAAGATACCTTGCTGGCTACCTACAACGATTTAAAAAATGTAGCAGAAGTAATAACAGCAAATAAGGATAAGATTTCCTGTATTATTTTAGAACCTGTGGCAGGTAACATGGGCTGTATTCCACCCTCCAAGGGATTTTTGGAAGGCTTGCGGAAACTTTGTGATGAAAACAATATCCTTTTGATTTTTGACGAAGTAATGACGGGTTTTAGGCTTGCTGCCGGCGGCGCACAGGAATTGTTTGGAGTGAAAGCGGATATTGTAACCTTTGGAAAGGTTATTGGCGGCGGATTGCCAGTTGGTGCCTTTGCTGCAAGAGAAGAAATTATGAATCGTTTGGCACCTGTGGGGCCTGTTTATCAGGCAGGGACTTTAAGTGGCAATCCCTTGGCGATGGCTGCTGGATTGGCCATCCTGCAGGAATTGGATTCAAACAGAGAGATCTTCAATTCCATTGCCAAAAAGACAGAATATTTACACAAAGGTTTGGAAGCGGTACTTACTTCAGAAGGTGTAAAATTTACAATAAATCGTGTGGGCTCCATGATTTCAGTACATTTTTCTGACAAACCCGTTACTGATTTTGATTCCGCGGCAGCGGCAAACAATGAAAGCTTTAAAAAGTTTTTCCATGGAATGCTAAAGGAAGGTGTTTATATTGCACCTAGCGCTTTTGAAACCTGGTTTATCTGCGATGCTTTAAGCTATGATGATTTGGATGCTACCATTTCTGCCTGCGGCAAAGTTGCGAAAACACTTAATTAA